A genomic segment from Barrientosiimonas humi encodes:
- a CDS encoding VOC family protein: MSDEQPYIDYDNLPVPDEGILVTTFLTVENVDRSRRFYSEVLGGTVVLERNPCMVKLANSWLIMNPGGGPTPDKPGITLVPNQQRDEVSAFLNLRVADIAQVYREWSAKGAEFVTEPIDRGAEIRCYLRDPDGYLIEVGQSTGLLQGDLAKIRPEDPTG; the protein is encoded by the coding sequence ATGTCCGACGAGCAGCCCTACATCGACTACGACAACCTGCCCGTTCCCGACGAGGGGATCCTGGTCACCACGTTCCTCACCGTCGAGAACGTCGACCGGTCGCGCCGGTTCTACTCCGAGGTGCTCGGCGGCACGGTGGTGCTGGAGCGCAACCCGTGCATGGTCAAGCTCGCGAACTCGTGGCTGATCATGAACCCCGGCGGCGGCCCGACGCCGGACAAGCCGGGCATCACGCTCGTGCCGAACCAGCAGCGCGACGAGGTCTCCGCGTTCCTCAACCTGCGGGTCGCGGACATCGCGCAGGTCTATCGCGAGTGGAGCGCCAAGGGCGCCGAGTTCGTCACCGAGCCGATCGACCGTGGCGCCGAGATCCGTTGCTATCTCAGGGATCCCGACGGTTACCTCATCGAGGTGGGGCAGTCGACCGGGCTGCTCCAGGGCGACCTCGCCAAGATCCGCCCGGAGGACCCGACGGGATGA
- a CDS encoding GNAT family N-acetyltransferase: MQTDYRWSRLTTDDGEAWAALANTLAEVDDTDEFVRAEDLTEELTDDGVDPSRDTWAVWDGDRLVAFGGVRVSPTLGHDGTARAWFLGGVHPDHRGRGIGHRLVAQLEARGRELIAERHPGQPAVFASDAGREDSSSAALLRHRGYAVVRYFNQLVRPLPGEVPAQPEVPTDVRLVPVSDDLKEAVREAHNAAFRDHFGSSEVPPAAWDHRWAARASRHDLSSLAVDGAGRVLAYVLCQVWEEGELYVATVGTVAEARGRGLAQACLARSLRLAVDEGGFTRADLHVDSASPTGATRLYARLGFETARVFARFERPQGKVSASRPTEGLNRRA, from the coding sequence ATGCAGACCGACTACCGCTGGAGCCGGCTCACCACGGACGACGGCGAGGCCTGGGCGGCGCTCGCGAACACGCTGGCCGAGGTCGACGACACCGACGAGTTCGTCAGGGCCGAGGACCTCACGGAGGAGCTGACCGACGACGGCGTCGACCCGAGCCGTGACACCTGGGCGGTCTGGGACGGCGACCGCCTCGTCGCGTTCGGCGGCGTCCGGGTGTCGCCGACGCTGGGCCACGACGGCACGGCCCGCGCCTGGTTCCTCGGCGGCGTGCACCCCGACCACCGCGGGCGGGGGATCGGCCACCGGCTGGTCGCGCAGCTGGAGGCGCGGGGCCGCGAGCTCATCGCCGAGCGGCACCCGGGCCAGCCCGCGGTGTTCGCCTCCGACGCCGGCCGCGAGGACTCCTCGTCGGCGGCGCTGCTGCGCCACCGCGGTTACGCGGTCGTGCGCTACTTCAACCAGCTCGTGCGCCCGTTGCCCGGGGAGGTGCCCGCGCAGCCCGAGGTGCCCACCGACGTACGCCTGGTGCCGGTCAGCGACGACCTCAAGGAGGCGGTGCGCGAGGCGCACAACGCGGCGTTCCGCGACCACTTCGGCTCCTCCGAGGTGCCGCCGGCCGCGTGGGACCACCGCTGGGCGGCGCGCGCCAGCCGGCACGACCTGTCGTCGCTGGCCGTCGACGGCGCCGGACGGGTGCTCGCCTACGTGCTGTGCCAGGTCTGGGAGGAGGGGGAGCTCTACGTCGCGACCGTCGGCACCGTCGCCGAGGCGCGTGGGCGCGGCCTCGCCCAGGCCTGCCTCGCCCGGTCGCTGCGGCTCGCCGTCGACGAGGGCGGCTTCACCCGCGCCGACCTGCACGTCGACTCCGCGAGCCCGACCGGCGCCACCCGGCTGTACGCCCGGCTCGGCTTCGAGACCGCGCGCGTCTTCGCCCGGTTCGAGCGCCCGCAGGGCAAGGTCTCAGCCTCCCGGCCGACCGAGGGGCTCAACAGACGGGCGTGA